From Silurus meridionalis isolate SWU-2019-XX chromosome 14, ASM1480568v1, whole genome shotgun sequence, a single genomic window includes:
- the mettl2a gene encoding tRNA N(3)-methylcytidine methyltransferase METTL2 gives MTDSANGATPEPVDGIKRPQFGTRFLTDPREVFQHNAWDNVQWSEEQENAARRKVQENSEPLPAEKQDDFENRANEYWNDFYGIHENRFFKDRHWLFTEFPELGPQRSQSTGGEAASDEDLVQTTVKLELNGEETQSAVNKEAAAFPGASASYRILEVGCGVGNTVFPILKTNNDPGLFVYCCDFSSTAIDLVKSNPEYNPFRCHAFVHDLSDVTAAYPVPEQSLDVIVLIFVLSALHPEKMQSSISKLASLLKPGGVLLLRDYGRYDLAQLRFKKGRCLSENFYVRGDGTRVYFFTQEELHDMFCEAGLEKVQNLVDRRLQVNRGKQLTMYRVWVQCKYRKNTKPLQPAPRD, from the exons ATGACAGACTCGGCGAATGGAGCGACACCAGAGCCGGTGGACGGAATCAAGCGGCCTCAGTTCGGTACTCGGTTCCTCACAGACCCGCGGGAAGTGTTTCAGCACAACGCCTG GGATAACGTTCAGTGGTCTGAAGAGCAGGAAAATGCTGCCCGGAGAAAAGTGCAGGAGAACAGTGAACCTCTTCCAGCAGAGAAACAAG atGATTTTGAGAATAGAGCCAATGAGTACTGGAACGACTTCTACGGCATCCACGAGAACCGCTTCTTTAAAGATCGCCACTGGCTCTTCACTGAGTTCCCCGAGCTCGGCCCTCAGCGTTCCCAGAGTACAGGAGGAGAAGCGGCGTCTGATGAGGATCTCGTCCAGACCACGGTGAAGCTGGAACTGAATGGTGAAGAGACACAATCTGCTGTCAACAAAGAAGCAGCAGCGTTTCCCGGAGCTTCAGCCTCCTACCGCATTCTGGAG GTAGGCTGTGGAGTTGGCAATACAGTCTTTCCCATTCTCAAGACAAACAA TGATCCAGGTCTTTTTGTGTACTGCTGCGATTTCTCCAGCACAGCTATTGACCTCGTCAAG TCGAACCCGGAGTACAACCCATTCCGATGTCACGCCTTTGTCCACGACCTGAGCGACGTCACAGCTGCCTATCCAGTGCCAGAGCAGAGCCTCGATGTCATTGTTCTCATATTTGTCCTCTCTGCTCTCCACCCTGAAAA gaTGCAAAGCTCCATTAGTAAGCTGGCTAGTTTGCTCAAACCCGGTGGAGTTTTGTTACTGCGGGACTATGGACGCTACGACTTGGCCCAGCTTCGCTTCAAAAAGG GGAGGTGTTTATCTGAAAATTTCTATGTCAGAGGAGACGGAACACGGGTCTATTTTTTCACCCAAG AAGAGCTACATGATATGTTCTGTGAAGCTGGTCTTGAGAAGGTGCAGAATTTGGTGGACAGGAGACTGCAGGTGAACCGGGGGAAACAGCTGACCATGTACAGAGTCTGGGTGCAGTGTAAATACCGCAAAAACACAAAGCCTCTGCAACCTGCACCGCGGGACTGA